The nucleotide sequence AGGTCCCTCAGCATCTCAAAAAATCAGAGtttgctcaattaaaaaaataaaaagccatagtCTACAGCAGCTCTGGCTACATAATTTGAAGGATCCGGTGCAAAATGAAAACGAAGGACATTTTGGTCAAAACTTTGAGGTTCAAGACAATAATAAGAGAGCATTAAACTAACTGTGAGCTCTTCTGAGAGGGACTCTGGATGGCTGCAGAGGCCACGGCCCTAAGAAGCCACGAGAGCTGGTCAACAGTCAGGAGCCAAGTGGTGATGACTATAATTTCAAATTTGTGAATAATACAACGAATGAAAaatcattaaacattttaataagatcatattgaaaaaaaattttagagataaATACCAGTGATATTTCAGCAGattcagcaaagaagaaaattaaaaatgtattaataggTAGCAAGAATaattattctggtttttttttaatttttaaaaatatttatttatttatttatttatttatttatttgacagacagaggtcacaagtaggcagagaggcaggcagagagagagaggaggaagcaggctcctcactgagcagagacccgaccagacaggaccctgggatcatgacccaagccgaagacagaggcttcaatgcacggagccactcaggtgccccgtctggttttttaaaaaacatttaaataatcagggatgcctggctggcatggttggtggagtgtgtgactcttgatcttggggttatgagtttgagcccaggttaggtatagagattacttaaaaatgaagtctcttaaaaaaataagtaaaaaaaataaacatttagataatatattttttaaattttgccttaatttatatgttatatttaatcttttgaaaaaatatatttttagagaccATTTTgacaagaattatttttatgtccACTTTAATAAAAGCCAAGTTGGCAGTCAGTAaatcaatttctaaaaataatcaaTTCTTTTCATGACCTCTTTCCTTTTCAGGTGTCGCAGTTTGGATACACCACATACCTAGCAAGTATATAAAGCATACACTTTGATATTTCATGTTATAGAGATGTGTATCAGTGTTACAAATGCTTTATgtactgaaaaaataattctatatttccagaaaaaatgtgttaattgtTCTCTACTCTGATTCCAGCTGCATGTTGATCTGTTTCCTGTAAGAatgggggaggaaaaggaaatgttacttctaaaaaagatttttaaaagaaatatttatttatttagagaaagagagagagagtgcttgaggaaacggggggggggcagaagaagagggagggagagaatcttcaagcctACTATCgcctgagtgtagagcccaactcagggctggattccaggaccctgagatcatcacctgagctgaaaccaacgtctgtacacttaactgagtgagccaccaaGTGCctctaaaaaagaatatttttaaattagctgCAATGTAAggtatgaaaccataaaactcctaggagaaaataTACAGCATGAATTCCTTGACACTTGTCTTGACAATGACTTTTTTtgggatttgacaccaaaagcaagggcaacaaaaacaagaacaaacaagtgggactactTCAAACTAAAAGATTTTCATACCATGATGGTAAAGGAAATCATCACCAAAAATGGGTTTCCTATGGAATAGTATGAAAAGGTATGAGAGGGTAATCTattaaatgggggaaaatatgtGCATATTATACATCTGATacagatttatataaatataaagagcTCATACAACTAAAtagcaaacaatccaatttaaaaaatgggcagaggaactaagcagacatatctccaaagaagacatctagatgtccaacaggtacatgaaaagatgctcagcctcactattcatcagggaaatgcagatcaaaaccacaaggagatgtCAACTCATAACTGTTAGAATggcttctttcaaaaaaaataagaaatcccaagtgttggcaagaaggTAAAGAAAAGGGAATCCCTGTGCACTCAGAGGGATTGTAAATTGGTGAAACCATAtcatccagtaattccacttctggacaCATATCCAAGGTAAATGAAATCAGtctctcaaaaagatatctgcaccacTGTGCtcattgcagtgttatttacaatagccaagacatggaaacaacctaagtaccCTCTGATGGCTAAATGGATAAAgcaaatgtcacacacacacacacacacaggaatattattcagccatgaaaaagaaggaaatccagccatttgtgacaacatggaaggaccttgagggcactatgctaatgaagtaagtcagacagagaaagacaaatattctatgatctcacttatgtagagaatctaaaacaaaacgGGGGAAACCCCAAATTCATAGATACAAAAaagagattagtggttgccagaggtggcgGATGGAGCAGGGGTGATTGAAATGCATAAAGACAGTCAAACTTCCAGGTAtaagaaataaatcttggggtacctgggtggctcagtcagttgaacccCAGATTCTTGGTttactcgggtcatgatctccacgtcctgggattgagccactaGTCAGCTATATGATCAGTGCAGAACcggcttcaggattctctctcggCCCCTTCCCcgcccacctctctctccctaataaatttttttaaatcttaagaatttttcaaaaaatttaattttggggggTATAATTGCAGCATGAtgactatactttttaaaaaggaaagaacagaccCCACGTACCATACAAACACAATTCCACCATATAATATTTTCCTGATTATATAAGAAAACACATTCAttgtagaaaaattttaaattactagaTATATCtccaaataataagtaaaaccCACCTACAATGCTAGAGCCTATTTTCAACATGTTAGAGTGTAGATCACTTGGAGCTCTTCTACTCACCAGGACCCAGTGGAAGGTGGATTATGGCTCAGGATGATACGGTCGGTAGGATTCAGGGGCCTGTCTCCGGCGTCTGCCGCCTCCACCCTCAGTAATGCCGTAGCCTCAAGGCCCCTCTGAGGACCGCAGCAGAATCGAGGGGTGGGAGGCGTGGGCTCCCCagtgtccctctgcccctcctggagTGCTGCCATCCCAGGGGATTCCTAGAGCCTGCTGTGGCACCCGGCCCTAGCTCCACACCCATGGCCCTGGTTCAGGGTCCAGTTTCATGTGTTCTCGGGGATGGAACTGTCCCAGCCCCacttttgcagatgagaaaatagaagcagagaaatgagacTTCCTGTGAGAGGCTGGGACAGTTCCTGCCCTCCTGGGCTGCTTTGCTGATCGCTGTCCTGTTGGGAACCCTGGTTTCCATGCAGCACCACAGAAGGCGAGGTTTGGAGGTATTAATACTGACCTCAGACCTGGGTTCTTTCCTTGGCTGGTTGCAAGAACTTGttcaagttatttaacctttggGGCCTCAGATCCCTCCTGGTTTATTCACTGCTGAGGATCAAGTAAAACCACCTGGGTAAAACACCGCAGTGCAAAGCAggtgttcagtaaacatttacgAGTGGGTGAGACCAACACTTTCCTAGAATTAAACCCTGGGGTATTTTAGGTTGTAGATCCTTACAAGAAGCACCGCATGACAGAAGAGAAATGTCTTCTGGTACAAATCTCATAAGAGACATGGAAGCATTATTCAGGCGACTGTGCCTTTTACTAAAATTGTATGTTGAGTGACCCTTCAAAGGCAACTTGACAGCTAAGTGAAGGCATTCTGGGAGAGCTCTGAGAGCAGCAAGTGTGTGTCTTCTACATGCCCTATGACTTCTGACACGGTTAAGTTCTGTGTGACAGGTCTCCAACAGATAAGAGCACTGGTGTTCTTTGTTATGATTTACTATTGATGTTATCTGACAGTTCTCCAGAGAAAGGGCAGACAGACACCTTGAAACCTGGACGCTTGGCGACTATTACGCTACTTGACATGCAGCAGAGTGGACAATGCTGGCGACAGGGAGGGGGATGTCAGCCACCTAACCAGCAGTCCGCCGACCAGCAACCCCTTCgagccctctttcctcttctcaagCCACTCATCGTATCAATTCTTCAGTCCCAGCCTCTCCCCGCCGCTTGGGCACGATGGGGAAAGTGGATCAGCAATGGAAAGGAAATACGAATCCCATCAGTTAGGTTCTGATCGCATCCACACAGTTCATGGATGAAGTCCTTGCAGCTGTCCCCAAAACACAGCACAGGTCTCCCCACTGAACCTCACACATCAGTAGACTCGAGAGTCGCTGAGCACAGTGATCACGTTTCTAGCAAGTAACACAAGTGGCCACAGAAACCTTAGCCACCTTTTCTCTAATACTTGCAgtagaacaaaaaaaatcagtatttacaGCTCACGAAGTTGTTTTAGATGACACCACCATGAAGAGAACCTCTCTAATCATCTCTGGCCCCTGGTCACCACTTAAGGAGTTCAGAGAAACTGGATGTTGTCCATCTAAATGCATGTGTGACCACAGATCCCTATGACTGTGGGCTGCGCTAGAAAAAGCCACAGGGCTGGGCAATGGGACCTGTTTGTCACTGGTCTGAGCTAACGctctcccagctctgtgctggcTTCTGGAGTGCTTGCCACATGTGGGGGGCTAGAGCTCTCTGCAGGGGTCTCCAAGACCTGCTCCCCCAGCACCCCATAAACTGTGTCACCCTGGCCTCTCACTAATGTGCCACAgaccagagaagagagaggcacCATGAGTCCTCCTGTTCCTGCAGGAGAGCCACATTCTGCCCAAAGTGAGGACCTGGGGACCTGGCAGGTGTGAGGGTGGAGGGGACCACACCGCTCTAAGCAGCGGGACTGGCTAAGTGGCTGGCGCTGGCCCTGCCAATGAGAGCACAGGACTGCCTGAATGGCAGTTTCCAGTCCTCAGAAACATTTGAGACGtgaacacagacacatacaggAGTCCAGGACACAGCATCCCAAAATCGGGccttttatttttggattgtCACCCAAGGTCACTTTGCATAGTAGGCACATTGTGAAGAGTCAGGAAAAGAAGGccaacaggagaaagaaagaggacgcCATTTGGGGCTGACTATGTCCTTACGGGGAGGAGAAGCGGCCACAGAACAGGATGCTGTTGGTCTTGCTGTGCtggatgaagaagaggaaggggtggTCGGCACAGAACCGGGGCACGATTCTCGCACACCGCAACAACATGATGGCCGCGGTGGCCGCTGCGGCCTCCGTGCCTTCCTCGTTCACCTCCACGAAGGCCTTGTGCACCACCCTGGACAGATACAGGTCTTTCCCGGAAGACATCCCAGAGAAGTCTGCCTTGGCCGGCTCAAAGGCATCAGTTATGCCCAGAGAGCAAAGGACATTCTTCATGTCGTAATCCTCCGCCAGTTTAAATCTAGGGAGGAAAACTTCCACCTCTTCTTCGTCCAGCATGTCTGGCCTCGTCCACTCTGCGAATTTCTCATAAGTGAGTTCTTTCTCCACCTAGAAGAGTTGAAGATGTTCAGATCTAGAACCCTGCTGCCCCCAGAGAACCATGTGCTGGGCTGTGAACACTCTGGGCGGTGCACGACGAGGTGGCAGGAACGGGACGTCACGCGACCTTCAGAGGCAGCCCCCACAGCCCCTCCTGGCAAACGCCAGGACTGCCCAGTGCTCCTTACCGTCCTCAGATCCATGTTTTCATCTGGAAGCATGATGATCATGTTCAGCTCTTTGCCCACATAGGGGAGCACCAGAATTTTGGTGAATATTTCTCCTATATAGGTCATTTGAAAGGTAGATTTTTTAAACATCATCTGTACAGGTTTCTCCTCATTCTATAAAGGAAACAGATAAACATTAAGTTGAAACCAGACCCAGTGGACACATGGGTCAAATGGACAGAATCAGCCAGTGGGGCTTCTACAAACACTTCCTCGGCTGGCTTCTGGAACACTACCTCGGCCCCTTCTTCTTCCGGCCCATCTCCATTGCCTCAGCCTCCAAACACTGAGGTATTTAGGACTCAGTCCTTACACTGCTTGTCTCTCGGTGATCTCAACCTTGTGACTTTAAACAGAAATACCAAACGTGTACTTGTAGCCGGGACTCCTCCCCTGCACTCCAGACAGTTACGTTCCTGTGTGCCGTGCTTACTTGGCAACTGCATTTGGACAGTGAAGGAAACTCCAATGTCATATGTCACACTGGGCTCCTCACAGACCCTTCCAGGTCTGCTCCACCCACCATGTTCCCCATCTCAGGTGACAGCAATGCCACTCACCCCACCGTCAAACACTCTGGAGTATTCCTGACTCCTGTCTTTCACCCCACAATGGACTCATTAGCAAGTCGTATCagctctgcttttaaaatattatcacaaATGAGATCAAATCACTCTTGGGTTGAGCACCTTTCTGTGGTTCTCCTCTACTCCAAGGGAGTAAAAAAGCTGAAGCCCTTAAAGCAATCTGTGACATGACAAGAGCTCGTCCCCCACGCTCTCTGCTCCtatctccctttgcctgtctgCTACAGTcacaggggcccctggatggttCCGCAGGCAAACCCAGCCCTGCTGACCCCAAAACCTGGATGGCATGCACCCTTGCATTATTCTGGTCTTTGCTCAGTAAGGGCTGCACCCTGAAACCGTATCCCCAGCCCCAGGTTGGATCCTTCCCTTGTGTCTGTCTCGGAATCACTACCAGGGTCCCATACAGTCCTATTTTCCCAGGCAAGCCCACTCTCTCGCCCCCAGGAAAACAGCAGCTTCATGAGAGAAAGCGTCACCAGTTTTGCGCTCACTGTGATGGGACCAGGCACCGTGCCTGGCCCCCAACCAGCACGGGTTGAACAAATGGATTGACAACTACAGGACCAGGCAAAACGAACACATCCTACCAGGAGAACAGTGCACTCGTCACCAATGCACCCTGAGCCAGGCAGTAAGAAAGACCCGGGGCAGTGACTGCATCCTAGCCAGCAGCCCCCCTCAACTTCCAACTTGCGTGCAAGTATGAGATCCACAGTGCTGTGAACTGGCCAAGCCCCAGGCTGCAGTCCCCGGGTCTCTCGGCAGCACATGACTCTGTGTCACAAGCAAGAAACTTTGGTTTCGGCTTTGCTCCTGTGCCTTGCCCATGCACGCCTGAACTGGCCTGAGCCATGCCTGCGCCCTCATTCCTCAGCGTCCCATTCACCTCCAGGGCCAGCCATCAGCACCCTTTTTCTCTAACAGGCCAGAGAGTATATATTTTCAACTCTATGGACCATACAGTTTCTGTCCCAACTACTCAACTCTATAGTTGCAGCATGAAATACATAAGTAAGTATGGCTATGttgcattaaaatttatttaaaaaaaaaaagtggtggaaTGGTTTTGGCCTCGGGCtgcagtttgctgacccctgtctGAGGCAGTTTCTCCTTCTACCCATCCAGGACCCAAAGCCCCCAGTCTTATAATATGAAAGGATCCAACCTCAGTAACTGAATGATTCGTGAAGTATACAATTATGGAGAGAAGCTTCATCTTACTTAGaaacaaaggaattttaaaaatctacaggAACTCAAAATCTGTTTACTTGCAGGCACGACCCCCAGCCTGACAAGCTGGTGGGCTCAACACCTGCTGTGCTCCTGCCTTTCTCTActggagagatgaggaagcaagcTAGACGTCCTCACCTCCCTGCAGCCAGCAGACGCCGTACGTAATTGGGGCTATGAGACACAGAAGTGAGGTTTCTCATTCTCAATAAGACGTCAGAGCCCCAAAGGAGAGGACTTTTGCTCTCGCCcttcatgctctccctcccttccccatgggTGGTGGCTGCCATGACCGTGACCGCAGATGAGGGCCACACGCTAGGCATGGCAGAGCAGGAAGACGGGGAGCTGGTTCCCAGCGGCCCCACTCTCAGCTCGCCCACAGGCCTCTCCTAGGGGAGATGAACTTTCCACGAATCAAGTCCAAACATACATCTTGTTAAAGATGAATTTCAAGGAGAGAAATCATTTCCCCAGGTGAAAATAGGGCAATTCATTTCAGAATAAAGCTCAAAGGAAAATATGTTTCTTGAGAAACTGAAAGTTGAGGCTCCTGTCTGCTTAGAAGATCCAACTCCTGGTCAATGATCAGGAATGGGATGTAACTAATCTATTCGGTCTACTTAGATGTATGTGCAAAAATCTCTACAATTAAagataagtaaaaaagaaagaatatactaGATTCAGTGACAGAAAAGATAAAAGGCCACCAGCAAATAACATCTTTGAAGCTGGAGACAGCTAAACTTGCTGTCTATTCTATATACGTGtccttttgttttgcttgtttttaaaacaaaaattagtgTTTGTTCTCCTTATTATCAAAAGAAGGCTGCAGATCAGTCATTTGTTCAGAGTTCACTGAGCACAACTACATGCCCAGCACCAGTGAGACAGCCTTGGCCCTTCAACCACCGCAATGCCGCCACGGGTACCAGCAGGGGGCGCTGCGGCTGCTGAGAGGAAGGATACAGAAATCCCCACCGGGAGAATGGCCAGGGAAGGCTTCCAGATGCTGCTGGAAGGTACTGATGGGAATGAAGATAGAGAAATGGGGATAAATGGGTAGGATCTGGGTCCACAAAGAGCCTCATATACCATATTTTGGAGTTCAAACTTTATCTCAAAAGTTCTAGAAAGCCAAGGAAGACCTTAAGCCTGACAACTGACATGGGATTTATGATTATAGACAGAACACCTGGCAACCGTAGCCTATGAGCATGCAGCTACCTTTGATGACACAGCAAAGGAGAAGGACAAGGCACGCTGGTGAGCCCGGCTGCCCAACTGCCTGAGGATGGACAGGGCACAAGTTAGCTTGTGAGGTGAGCTTTCCCGCATGTTTTTAAAACCAGTGTGAACACAGGGACTGTCTCCAAGAATCTTTGTTATTCCAAAATATTCACCTTGCTGACTTTAAATGGTCTTTCCATGGTCTGTGTTTTGTTAAACTGATTATCCCAGTTTCCTTTGAAATAGATGGCATTCACAAGAATCAGATTCGTCATTGGATCCACTGAACCCGGAGACAGCAACTCTGTAATCTGACctgaaaagaagaattaaaaaatcagtaaacaggggcacctggttggctcagtgggttaaaccactgccttcggctcaggtcatgatctcggggtcctgggattgagtcccgcatcgggctctccactcagcggggagcctgcttccctctctctgcctacttgtgatctttctctgtcaaataaataaataaaatcttttttaaaaaaataaaaaatcagtaaacGAAAAGAATTGCAAGATggtttagagaaagacaaataccacgtgATCCCAtgcatgtgtggaatttaagagacaaaacaaaggagtaagggggaaaaaaaagagagggaaagacaaaccaagaaaaagactcttaatgaTAAAGAGCAAACTGACCATTACCAGAGGGGATCTGGGCAGGTGATGggttgaaataggtgatggggattaacagggcacttatcttgatgagcactgaagaATGTACAGAAGGGCTGAATCACTACGttatactcctgaaactaaccttacactgtacgttaactagcaggaatttaaattaaaaaaaaaaaaaagtttcccgaTGCATGCACCTGGGACAATATTTAAATTGGGCAATCTCCTTGTGAAATACACAATAAAAAGTTTGCTGTCCCCCAAATATAGCCACATAAGGGGATTCTGCTCCATAAAACAACAGCtgcaacaaaaacttaaaaagcccTGGTAAGAAAAATACCATCACTTGAGCAAAACATAAAATGGACAAAGGAGTCCGTGTGGGATGAATTCCCAGCAAGTGAGACAGAAAGGAATGCCTGGCGCCTATGATCAAAGGCAGGCACGTAAGGGACAGTCAGAAAGGTGAGCGGCGGTGTGCGTGTCCAGGGCAGTGTCACTGAAGAGCCGCAGGAGGGGGAGGCCTCGAGCGAGGGTCCTACCAGGATGCGTGGCAGTCCACATGGCATGGGCAACACAGGGCAGGCAGATGGCATGAAGCCTGGCTCTTTTTCTTTACAGTATTTATGAAAAGAAGGTCTATATTAACAACAATGACAACCATATGGATTGTTCTAGAAGAGGAGTACTGAAGATTGAGGGATATCACAGACACACCAATGAGACCAGGGAAGAGCTagagaaaataagcaaacactGACAATATTTcagaagcagattttaaaaattcagagttaTTCAGAGAAAAGTGTCATTCCTGTTTACATGTGGATGGGCCTGTGAAGGACTGGACAGTGAGATCAATGAAAATACTATTAAGACAGAGTAACACTGTATTTTCACCTTCCGTCTTTTCGGCCACCCAGGTGTTGATGTGTGTCCTGGACTCTTCTGCAGCGGTATGAAAGTCGAGCTCTTCCATCTCTGCTTGGTAGAACTTGAGGCAGGAGTCTTTGAAAGACTAGGAGAGACAGAGCAACGTAATCACATGGCTGCAGAAACAGTCAACACTTAGAGCTTACTTCTTCATGGCGCCCAATCAGAATGTCTGCAGGTTTATGATTTACATGTGGAATATAcaagtatacaatacaatatGCCCTCGCCTATTGATAACCTGTAACACTCCTGGGTGATTTCGACAACTTCtaaacacatttgaaaataaatgtttgctatttaaATTACTGCTTCATAAGCCATGACTAATCAAACTGAAGTATGAGGAACTAACGAAAATCCATTCTTCAGCTACATTTAATCTTAGCATATAAACCAAGTGAAATAGTGGTCTGAATATCAAATAAACATCGTGAGCTGCTAGATTTCTCGAGGAACTAGCTCTGCAACAGTGAGGCAAGTCCAGAGACACTGAGACTCTGAGGTTACTAGAGTGTCATTCCTGGAGAGCCAACATGTTTGCTATGTGAGTCCCACCCACAGCAAGAGCCACAGCTGCCtccagaacattccagaacaATGGACTGGAAACAAGGGTCTGCTGTTCCATACAACAGGGAAAGTGTGTGATCCCACTGCACCCCTTCCACTACAACTCTCTGTGATGATGTTAGCAATGTTGTAAGTCTGTGCTGTCCCAAACATTGCCTTGTGCAGCTCCTGAATACTTGAAATAGGGCCCATGCTGCTGAGGAGCTGAATAGTGAATTGTAGTTGTAATTATTCACATGGAAATTCAAATAGCTACCTGTGTCTAGTGCCTACCACTTTGGATGGCTCCATCTTAGAGCATGAGTGACTctcaaaaaagtttaaattatattttgttaatatagTCTGTAAAATGATGATGTCATTCATGAACATGTACATCATGCCccataaaagcagaaaatctgaCAGAAAGTGAACGGACTGAAATAACCCATTTGTGGCCACTATGCCCTACGCACTACGGAATGGTTTCCTGACCTTTCTTTTGAACAGCTTACAGCTAAATATTTAATCCCCCTTTTCAGGACTGGTTTTCTAGTGCAGGATTTCATGCTTCCCCTTTGAGACAACATGACAGAGGGAATGGGGCACAGTAGCTACCAACGCTGTCCTGcaacttattagctgtgtgaccttaagaaATCAGTTTGTCTCTGTCAGCTTCCTTGTCTTTCCCTGCAAATGAAGATACGGCGTTGGTCTGAGGCTcagatgcattcttttttttttttttttaaatatatatattttttaatttcttttcagcataacagtattcattgtttttgtaccatacccagtgttccatgcaatctgtgccttcactaatacccaccacctggttcccccaatctcccaccccctgccccttcagaaccctcagattgtttttcagagtccatagtctctcatgattcacctccccttccaatttccctcaactcccttctctccatctccccttgtcttccatgctatttgttatgctccacaaataagtgaaaccatatgataagatacagatgtcgtgaaaagaagggccatttgtaccccaatgttcacagcagcaatggccacggtcaccaaactgtggaaagaaccaagatgcccttcaacgaacgaatggataaggaagatgtggtccgtatacactatggagtaatatgcctccatcagaaaggatgaatacccaacttttgcagcaacatggacgggactagaagagattatgctgagtgaaataagtcaagcagagagagtcaattatcatatggtttcacttatttgtggagcacaacagaTAAATTCTTATCATCAGGGCTGTTTCATACAACATCACTGAATTCTCAGCACGCTGCAGAGGTGGGCGGggtatcatttcatttcatccacATAGTGTTTGTGCTCTGCCTATGTTGCCGCTCCACAGCGGCTCCGTGCCCCTGAAAACCGTATGAGTCTCTCAGGATAAGAAACTATTCTGGAAGAAACCTGGGCCCTGGCATATTGATAACCTGTCACAGTCCTGGGTGACTTCAACAACTTCtaaacacatttgaaaataaatgtttgctatttaaattactgttttataAGAAATGAATAATCAAACTGAAGGAATATCTCATGGTATGCAGCGATTGGTACTGGATTCTTGGAAcac is from Mustela erminea isolate mMusErm1 chromosome 4, mMusErm1.Pri, whole genome shotgun sequence and encodes:
- the SERPINB6 gene encoding serpin B6 isoform X2 translates to MDTLSEANGTFALSLLKKLGEDNSKNVFFSPMSISSALSMVFMGAKGNTAAQMFQTLCLSKSCGGGDVHQGFQSLLTEVNRTDTQYLLRTANRLFGNKSHEFLSSFKDSCLKFYQAEMEELDFHTAAEESRTHINTWVAEKTEGQITELLSPGSVDPMTNLILVNAIYFKGNWDNQFNKTQTMERPFKVSKNEEKPVQMMFKKSTFQMTYIGEIFTKILVLPYVGKELNMIIMLPDENMDLRTVEKELTYEKFAEWTRPDMLDEEEVEVFLPRFKLAEDYDMKNVLCSLGITDAFEPAKADFSGMSSGKDLYLSRVVHKAFVEVNEEGTEAAAATAAIMLLRCARIVPRFCADHPFLFFIQHSKTNSILFCGRFSSP
- the SERPINB6 gene encoding serpin B6 isoform X1, with protein sequence MGSALSVGNCHAGSRGHRLTVMDTLSEANGTFALSLLKKLGEDNSKNVFFSPMSISSALSMVFMGAKGNTAAQMFQTLCLSKSCGGGDVHQGFQSLLTEVNRTDTQYLLRTANRLFGNKSHEFLSSFKDSCLKFYQAEMEELDFHTAAEESRTHINTWVAEKTEGQITELLSPGSVDPMTNLILVNAIYFKGNWDNQFNKTQTMERPFKVSKNEEKPVQMMFKKSTFQMTYIGEIFTKILVLPYVGKELNMIIMLPDENMDLRTVEKELTYEKFAEWTRPDMLDEEEVEVFLPRFKLAEDYDMKNVLCSLGITDAFEPAKADFSGMSSGKDLYLSRVVHKAFVEVNEEGTEAAAATAAIMLLRCARIVPRFCADHPFLFFIQHSKTNSILFCGRFSSP